One Nitrosarchaeum sp. DNA window includes the following coding sequences:
- the pyrH gene encoding UMP kinase, whose translation MKKRIVIKLSGRIFGMDNAKVLKDYASFLVKISKICQPIIVAGGGNIARHYITHARSSGADESTLDELGIEISRLNAKLLIYALKNKAYSHPPTTLQEVRHAVDDGLIVVTGGLHPGQSTNGTAALIAEKINAEQFLNATDVDGVYDMDPNKFKNAKKFKRIELKNLKNMLVHEDSVAGGYDLMDIVALKIIERSKIKTRIIKADLKTLEKAIKGGEVGTEIVLQSK comes from the coding sequence ATGAAAAAAAGAATTGTAATAAAACTTTCAGGAAGAATTTTTGGTATGGATAATGCAAAAGTACTCAAGGATTACGCTTCATTTCTAGTCAAAATTAGTAAGATATGCCAACCGATAATTGTGGCAGGTGGAGGAAATATTGCAAGACATTACATTACTCATGCAAGATCTTCTGGAGCTGATGAATCTACTTTAGATGAACTTGGAATTGAAATTTCTAGACTAAATGCAAAACTATTGATTTATGCCCTAAAAAATAAAGCATACTCACATCCGCCAACAACATTACAAGAAGTTAGACATGCAGTTGATGATGGATTAATTGTAGTTACAGGCGGTTTACATCCTGGACAAAGTACCAATGGTACCGCAGCTCTTATTGCAGAAAAAATTAACGCAGAACAATTTCTTAATGCGACTGATGTTGATGGTGTTTATGATATGGACCCTAACAAATTTAAAAATGCAAAAAAATTCAAACGAATTGAACTAAAGAATTTAAAAAATATGTTGGTTCATGAAGATTCAGTTGCAGGAGGCTATGATTTGATGGATATAGTGGCTCTAAAAATAATCGAACGCTCTAAAATTAAAACACGAATTATTAAAGCCGACCTCAAAACACTTGAAAAAGCAATCAAAGGTGGAGAGGTAGGAACAGAAATAGTTCTCCAATCAAAATAA